The following proteins are co-located in the Fusarium verticillioides 7600 chromosome 7, whole genome shotgun sequence genome:
- a CDS encoding flap endonuclease 1, translating to MGIKQLFSIIKEEAPDSIKEGEIKNQFGRKVAIDASMSIYSFLIAVRSEGQQLMNESGETTSHLMGMFYRTLRMVDNGIKPLYVFDGAPPKLKSGELAKRFQRKQEATEGLEEAKETGTAEDIEKFSRRTVRVTREHNAECQRLLKLMGIPYIIAPTEAEAQCAVLAQAGKVYAAASEDMDTLCFNAPILLRHLTFSEQRKEPIQEIHLEKVLEGLNMERKQFVDLCILLGCDYLDPIPKVGPSTALKLIREHGSLEKVVEAMEKDPKKKYTIPEDWPYKDARDLFFEPDVRQANHPDCDFKWDKPDMEGLVQFLVTEKGFSEDRVRSGGARLEKNLKSSQQARLEGFFKPVPKTDAEKAAHKRKLDEKNEEKRKKAKQEKKDKAASKAKPRGTK from the exons ATGGGTATTAAGCAACTCTTTTCGATCATCAAGGAGGAAGCTCCAGATTCGATCAAGGAgggcgagatcaagaaccaGTTCGGCCGTAAGGTCGCCATT GATGCTTCAATGAGTATCTACAGTTTCCTCATCGCCGTACGATCCGAAGGCCAGCAGCTCATGAACGAGAGCGGCGAGacaacatcacatctcatGGGCATGTTCTACCGTACTCTGCGCATGGTCGACAACGGAATCAAGCCCCTCTACGTTTTCGACGGTGCACCGCCCAAACTCAAGTCTGGCGAGTTGGCCAAGCGTTTCCAACGCAAACAGGAAGCTACCGAAGGccttgaggaggccaaggagactgGTACAGCTGAAGACATCGAGAAGTTCTCGCGGCGAACTGTCCGCGTCACTCGAGAGCACAATGCCGAATGCCAGCGActgctcaagctcatggGCATTCCTTACATCATCGCGCCtactgaggctgaggcccAGTGTGCTGTCTTGGCCCAGGCTGGCAAGGTGTATGCCGCCGCCAGTGAAGATATGGACACTCTTTGCTTCAACGCACCCATTTTGCTGCGTCATCTTACCTTCAGCGAACAGCGCAAAGAGCCTATTCAGGAGATTCACCTGGAGAAGGTCCTCGAGGGCCTTAACATGGAGAGGAAGCAG TTTGTGGATCTTTGTATCCTGCTCGGCTGTGATTACCTTGACCCAATTCCCAAGGTCGGCCCCAGCACTGCCCTGAAGCTGATCCGTGAGCATGGGTCATTGGAGAAGGTTGTCGAGGCGATGGAGAAAGAtcccaagaagaagtacaCTATTCCTGAGGACTGGCCTTATAAGGATGCTCGAGATCTATTTTTCGAGCCTGATGTGCGACAAGCCAACCACCCTGACTGCGATTTCAAGTGGGACAAGCCCGACATGGAAGGCCTTGTTCAGTTCCTCGTCACGGAGAAGGGATTCTCGGAGGATCGTGTTCGCAGTGGAGGTGCCCGACTGGAGAAGAATCTGAAGagctctcaacaagctcgACTGGAAGGTTTCTTCAAGCCTGTTCCCAAGAcagatgctgagaaggcagCACACAAGCGAAagctggatgagaagaatgaagagaagcgaaagaaggctaagcaggagaagaaggacaaggctgcTTCTAAAGCCAAGCCTCGAGGTACCAAGTGA